A region of Micropterus dolomieu isolate WLL.071019.BEF.003 ecotype Adirondacks linkage group LG01, ASM2129224v1, whole genome shotgun sequence DNA encodes the following proteins:
- the itgb1a gene encoding integrin beta-1a isoform X3 yields MIENPRGDQKTLKNKTVTHRRKGAEKLKPEDITQIQPQKLSLTLRSGEPQSFDLKFKRAEDYPIDLYYLMDLSYSMKDDLENVKNLGTSLMLEMSKITSDFRIGFGSFVEKTVMPYISTTPAKMLNPCTGDQNCTSPFSYKNVLKLTSDGKRFNTLVGQQHISGNLDSPEGGFDAIMQVAVCGEQIGWRNVTRLLVFSTDAGFHFAGDGKLGGIVLPNDGKCHLENNMYTMSHYYDYPSIAHLVQKLSDNNIQTIFAVTEEFQPVYQELKNLIPKSAVGTLSANSSNVINLIIDAYNSLSSEVILENSKLPEGVTITYTSRCKNGVVSVGENGRKCSNISIGDEVTFSISVTSKGCPKHGKPETIKMKPLGFTEEVEITLNFICECECHKDGIKNSPLCHFGNGTYECGACKCNEGRVGRQCECSSNDVATEDMDRTCRKDNSTDICSNNGDCVCGTCECKKRDNPEERYSGQYCECDNFNCDRSGNKLCGGHGRCECRVCICDPMWTGSACDCSLDNSTCMASNKQICNGRGTCECGTCKCTDPKFQGPTCETCPTCPGVCTEHKECIECRAFGTGEKKDTCERDCSYFNLIKVKDRDKLPQPNVPSYPLMHCKERDANDCWFYYTYAVNNNTEKEVHVVETLECPAGPDIIPIVAGVVAGIVLIGLALLLIWKLLMIIHDRREFAKFEKEKMNAKWDTGENPIYKSAVTTVINPKYEGK; encoded by the exons ATGATCGAAAACCCGCGCGGGGATCAGAAGACCCTCAAGAACAAAACTGTGACACATCGCAGAAAGGGGGCAGAAAAACTGAAGCCAGAGGACATCACTCAGATTCAGCCCCAGAAACTAAGCCTCACCCTCCGATCTG GTGAACCCCAGTCTTTTGACTTGAAGTTCAAACGAGCTGAAGATTATCCCATCGACCTGTACTACTTGATGGACCTGTCCTACTCCATGAAGGACGATCTGGAGAACGTCAAGAACCTGGGAACCAGTCTGATGCTGGAGATGTCAAAGATTACCTCTGACTTCAGGATAG GTTTTGGTTCCTTTGTGGAAAAGACAGTCATGCCGTACATCAGCACCACCCCGGCCAAGATGCTGAACCCATGCACAGGCGACCAGAACTGCACCAGCCCGTTCAGCTACAAGAATGTCCTGAAGCTGACTAGCGATGGCAAGAGGTTCAACACCCTGGTGGGCCAGCAGCACATCTCTGGAAACCTGGACTCTCCTGAGGGGGGCTTTGATGCCATCATGCAAGTGGCTGTGTGTGGg gAGCAGATTGGTTGGAGGAATGTGACTCGTCTCCTGGTGTTTTCCACTGATGCTGGCTTCCACTTTGCTGGCGATGGCAAACTGGGAGGCATTGTTCTACCCAACGACGGGAAATGTCACTTGGAGAACAATATGTATACCATGAGCCACTACTAT GATTACCCCTCCATTGCTCACCTGGTTCAGAAGCTGAGCGACAATAACATTCAGACCATCTTTGCAGTCACAGAGGAATTCCAGCCTGTTTACCAA gAGCTGAAAAATCTGATACCAAAGTCTGCAGTGGGCACTCTGTCTGCCAACTCAAGCAATGTAATCAACCTCATTATAGACGCTTACAAT TCTCTCTCATCTGAGGTTATTCTGGAGAACAGCAAGCTTCCAGAGGGAGTGACCATAACTTACACATCCCGCTGTAAGAACGGAGTGGTTAGTGTGGGCGAAAATGGACGGAAGTGCTCCAACATCTCCATCGGGGATGAG GTCACATTTAGCATCAGTGTGACATCTAAGGGCTGTCCAAAACATGGCAAGCCTGAGACCATTAAGATGAAGCCCCTGGGATTCACAGAGGAGGTGGAGATTACCCTCAACTTtatctgtgagtgtgaatgcCACAAGGATGGTATCAAGAACAGTCCACTCTGCCACTTTGGTAACGGGACCTATGAATGTGGAGCCTGCAA GTGTAATGAAGGACGTGTGGGCAGACAGTGTGAATGCAGCAGCAATGATGTGGCCACAGAGGACATGGACAGGACCTGCCGTAAAGACAACAGTACTGACATTTGTAGCAACAACGGAGACTGCGTGTGCGGCACATGTGAGTGCAAGAAGAGAGACAACCCTGAGGAGAGGTACAGCGGCCAGTACTGCGAGTGTGACAACTTCAACTGTGACCGCTCCGGAAACAAACTGTGTGGAG GGCATGGACGCTGTGAGTGCAGAGTGTGTATCTGTGACCCCATGTGGACTGGAAGTGCCTGTGATTGTTCTCTGGACAACAGCACATGTATGGCCAGCAACAAGCAGATCTGTAACGGTAGAGGAACTTGTGAATGTGGTACTTGCAAGTGCACTGACCCCAAATTCCAGGGTCCCACCTGTGAGACTTGCCCTACCTGTCCCGGAGTCTGTACTGAACACAA AGAGTGCATCGAGTGCCGGGCGTTTGGCACTGGTGAGAAGAAGGACACATGTGAGAGAGACTGCAGCTACTTCAATTTGATTAAAGTGAAGGACAGGGACAAGCTACCCCAGCCCAACGTCCCCTCCTACCCTTTGATGCACTGCAAGGAGAGGGACGCCAATGACTGCTGGTTCTACTACACCTACGCtgtcaacaacaacacagagaagGAGGTCCATGTGGTTGAAACGCTGG AATGCCCCGCCGGTCCTGACATCATCCCCATTGTGGCAGGCGTGGTCGCCGGCATCGTCCTGATTGGCTTAGCCCTGCTGCTCATCTGGAAGCTGCTGATGATCATCCATGACAGGAGAGAGTTTGCCAAGTTTGAGAAAGAGAAGATGAACGCCAAATGGGACACG
- the itgb1a gene encoding integrin beta-1a isoform X2, producing MDLKLLLVLSLLAVFCYSNAQKEGNECINANAKYCGECIQAGAKCGWCKDPNFLKQGETVSTRCDELQSLIKRGCDNAMIENPRGDQKTLKNKTVTHRRKGAEKLKPEDITQIQPQKLSLTLRSGEPQSFDLKFKRAEDYPIDLYYLMDLSYSMKDDLENVKNLGTSLMLEMSKITSDFRIGFGSFVEKTVMPYISTTPAKMLNPCTGDQNCTSPFSYKNVLKLTSDGKRFNTLVGQQHISGNLDSPEGGFDAIMQVAVCGEQIGWRNVTRLLVFSTDAGFHFAGDGKLGGIVLPNDGKCHLENNMYTMSHYYDYPSIAHLVQKLSDNNIQTIFAVTEEFQPVYQELKNLIPKSAVGTLSANSSNVINLIIDAYNSLSSEVILENSKLPEGVTITYTSRCKNGVVSVGENGRKCSNISIGDEVTFSISVTSKGCPKHGKPETIKMKPLGFTEEVEITLNFICECECHKDGIKNSPLCHFGNGTYECGACKCNEGRVGRQCECSSNDVATEDMDRTCRKDNSTDICSNNGDCVCGTCECKKRDNPEERYSGQYCECDNFNCDRSGNKLCGGHGRCECRVCICDPMWTGSACDCSLDNSTCMASNKQICNGRGTCECGTCKCTDPKFQGPTCETCPTCPGVCTEHKECIECRAFGTGEKKDTCERDCSYFNLIKVKDRDKLPQPNVPSYPLMHCKERDANDCWFYYTYAVNNNTEKEVHVVETLECPAGPDIIPIVAGVVAGIVLIGLALLLIWKLLMIIHDRREFAKFEKEKMNAKWDTGENPIYKSAVTTVINPKYEGK from the exons atGGACCTGAAGCTGCTCTTGGTATTGTCATTGTTAGCAGTCTTTTGTTACAGCAATGCTCAGAAAG AGGGGAATGAGTGCATCAATGCCAACGCCAAATACTGCGGGGAATGCATCCAGGCTGGAGCCAAATGTGGCTGGTGTAAAGACCCA AACTTCCTGAAACAGGGTGAGACCGTGTCGACCCGTTGTGACGAGCTACAATCTCTGATAAAGAGGGGCTGTGATAATGCAATGATCGAAAACCCGCGCGGGGATCAGAAGACCCTCAAGAACAAAACTGTGACACATCGCAGAAAGGGGGCAGAAAAACTGAAGCCAGAGGACATCACTCAGATTCAGCCCCAGAAACTAAGCCTCACCCTCCGATCTG GTGAACCCCAGTCTTTTGACTTGAAGTTCAAACGAGCTGAAGATTATCCCATCGACCTGTACTACTTGATGGACCTGTCCTACTCCATGAAGGACGATCTGGAGAACGTCAAGAACCTGGGAACCAGTCTGATGCTGGAGATGTCAAAGATTACCTCTGACTTCAGGATAG GTTTTGGTTCCTTTGTGGAAAAGACAGTCATGCCGTACATCAGCACCACCCCGGCCAAGATGCTGAACCCATGCACAGGCGACCAGAACTGCACCAGCCCGTTCAGCTACAAGAATGTCCTGAAGCTGACTAGCGATGGCAAGAGGTTCAACACCCTGGTGGGCCAGCAGCACATCTCTGGAAACCTGGACTCTCCTGAGGGGGGCTTTGATGCCATCATGCAAGTGGCTGTGTGTGGg gAGCAGATTGGTTGGAGGAATGTGACTCGTCTCCTGGTGTTTTCCACTGATGCTGGCTTCCACTTTGCTGGCGATGGCAAACTGGGAGGCATTGTTCTACCCAACGACGGGAAATGTCACTTGGAGAACAATATGTATACCATGAGCCACTACTAT GATTACCCCTCCATTGCTCACCTGGTTCAGAAGCTGAGCGACAATAACATTCAGACCATCTTTGCAGTCACAGAGGAATTCCAGCCTGTTTACCAA gAGCTGAAAAATCTGATACCAAAGTCTGCAGTGGGCACTCTGTCTGCCAACTCAAGCAATGTAATCAACCTCATTATAGACGCTTACAAT TCTCTCTCATCTGAGGTTATTCTGGAGAACAGCAAGCTTCCAGAGGGAGTGACCATAACTTACACATCCCGCTGTAAGAACGGAGTGGTTAGTGTGGGCGAAAATGGACGGAAGTGCTCCAACATCTCCATCGGGGATGAG GTCACATTTAGCATCAGTGTGACATCTAAGGGCTGTCCAAAACATGGCAAGCCTGAGACCATTAAGATGAAGCCCCTGGGATTCACAGAGGAGGTGGAGATTACCCTCAACTTtatctgtgagtgtgaatgcCACAAGGATGGTATCAAGAACAGTCCACTCTGCCACTTTGGTAACGGGACCTATGAATGTGGAGCCTGCAA GTGTAATGAAGGACGTGTGGGCAGACAGTGTGAATGCAGCAGCAATGATGTGGCCACAGAGGACATGGACAGGACCTGCCGTAAAGACAACAGTACTGACATTTGTAGCAACAACGGAGACTGCGTGTGCGGCACATGTGAGTGCAAGAAGAGAGACAACCCTGAGGAGAGGTACAGCGGCCAGTACTGCGAGTGTGACAACTTCAACTGTGACCGCTCCGGAAACAAACTGTGTGGAG GGCATGGACGCTGTGAGTGCAGAGTGTGTATCTGTGACCCCATGTGGACTGGAAGTGCCTGTGATTGTTCTCTGGACAACAGCACATGTATGGCCAGCAACAAGCAGATCTGTAACGGTAGAGGAACTTGTGAATGTGGTACTTGCAAGTGCACTGACCCCAAATTCCAGGGTCCCACCTGTGAGACTTGCCCTACCTGTCCCGGAGTCTGTACTGAACACAA AGAGTGCATCGAGTGCCGGGCGTTTGGCACTGGTGAGAAGAAGGACACATGTGAGAGAGACTGCAGCTACTTCAATTTGATTAAAGTGAAGGACAGGGACAAGCTACCCCAGCCCAACGTCCCCTCCTACCCTTTGATGCACTGCAAGGAGAGGGACGCCAATGACTGCTGGTTCTACTACACCTACGCtgtcaacaacaacacagagaagGAGGTCCATGTGGTTGAAACGCTGG AATGCCCCGCCGGTCCTGACATCATCCCCATTGTGGCAGGCGTGGTCGCCGGCATCGTCCTGATTGGCTTAGCCCTGCTGCTCATCTGGAAGCTGCTGATGATCATCCATGACAGGAGAGAGTTTGCCAAGTTTGAGAAAGAGAAGATGAACGCCAAATGGGACACG
- the itgb1a gene encoding integrin beta-1a isoform X1: MEVLAEMDLKLLLVLSLLAVFCYSNAQKEGNECINANAKYCGECIQAGAKCGWCKDPNFLKQGETVSTRCDELQSLIKRGCDNAMIENPRGDQKTLKNKTVTHRRKGAEKLKPEDITQIQPQKLSLTLRSGEPQSFDLKFKRAEDYPIDLYYLMDLSYSMKDDLENVKNLGTSLMLEMSKITSDFRIGFGSFVEKTVMPYISTTPAKMLNPCTGDQNCTSPFSYKNVLKLTSDGKRFNTLVGQQHISGNLDSPEGGFDAIMQVAVCGEQIGWRNVTRLLVFSTDAGFHFAGDGKLGGIVLPNDGKCHLENNMYTMSHYYDYPSIAHLVQKLSDNNIQTIFAVTEEFQPVYQELKNLIPKSAVGTLSANSSNVINLIIDAYNSLSSEVILENSKLPEGVTITYTSRCKNGVVSVGENGRKCSNISIGDEVTFSISVTSKGCPKHGKPETIKMKPLGFTEEVEITLNFICECECHKDGIKNSPLCHFGNGTYECGACKCNEGRVGRQCECSSNDVATEDMDRTCRKDNSTDICSNNGDCVCGTCECKKRDNPEERYSGQYCECDNFNCDRSGNKLCGGHGRCECRVCICDPMWTGSACDCSLDNSTCMASNKQICNGRGTCECGTCKCTDPKFQGPTCETCPTCPGVCTEHKECIECRAFGTGEKKDTCERDCSYFNLIKVKDRDKLPQPNVPSYPLMHCKERDANDCWFYYTYAVNNNTEKEVHVVETLECPAGPDIIPIVAGVVAGIVLIGLALLLIWKLLMIIHDRREFAKFEKEKMNAKWDTGENPIYKSAVTTVINPKYEGK; the protein is encoded by the exons atGGACCTGAAGCTGCTCTTGGTATTGTCATTGTTAGCAGTCTTTTGTTACAGCAATGCTCAGAAAG AGGGGAATGAGTGCATCAATGCCAACGCCAAATACTGCGGGGAATGCATCCAGGCTGGAGCCAAATGTGGCTGGTGTAAAGACCCA AACTTCCTGAAACAGGGTGAGACCGTGTCGACCCGTTGTGACGAGCTACAATCTCTGATAAAGAGGGGCTGTGATAATGCAATGATCGAAAACCCGCGCGGGGATCAGAAGACCCTCAAGAACAAAACTGTGACACATCGCAGAAAGGGGGCAGAAAAACTGAAGCCAGAGGACATCACTCAGATTCAGCCCCAGAAACTAAGCCTCACCCTCCGATCTG GTGAACCCCAGTCTTTTGACTTGAAGTTCAAACGAGCTGAAGATTATCCCATCGACCTGTACTACTTGATGGACCTGTCCTACTCCATGAAGGACGATCTGGAGAACGTCAAGAACCTGGGAACCAGTCTGATGCTGGAGATGTCAAAGATTACCTCTGACTTCAGGATAG GTTTTGGTTCCTTTGTGGAAAAGACAGTCATGCCGTACATCAGCACCACCCCGGCCAAGATGCTGAACCCATGCACAGGCGACCAGAACTGCACCAGCCCGTTCAGCTACAAGAATGTCCTGAAGCTGACTAGCGATGGCAAGAGGTTCAACACCCTGGTGGGCCAGCAGCACATCTCTGGAAACCTGGACTCTCCTGAGGGGGGCTTTGATGCCATCATGCAAGTGGCTGTGTGTGGg gAGCAGATTGGTTGGAGGAATGTGACTCGTCTCCTGGTGTTTTCCACTGATGCTGGCTTCCACTTTGCTGGCGATGGCAAACTGGGAGGCATTGTTCTACCCAACGACGGGAAATGTCACTTGGAGAACAATATGTATACCATGAGCCACTACTAT GATTACCCCTCCATTGCTCACCTGGTTCAGAAGCTGAGCGACAATAACATTCAGACCATCTTTGCAGTCACAGAGGAATTCCAGCCTGTTTACCAA gAGCTGAAAAATCTGATACCAAAGTCTGCAGTGGGCACTCTGTCTGCCAACTCAAGCAATGTAATCAACCTCATTATAGACGCTTACAAT TCTCTCTCATCTGAGGTTATTCTGGAGAACAGCAAGCTTCCAGAGGGAGTGACCATAACTTACACATCCCGCTGTAAGAACGGAGTGGTTAGTGTGGGCGAAAATGGACGGAAGTGCTCCAACATCTCCATCGGGGATGAG GTCACATTTAGCATCAGTGTGACATCTAAGGGCTGTCCAAAACATGGCAAGCCTGAGACCATTAAGATGAAGCCCCTGGGATTCACAGAGGAGGTGGAGATTACCCTCAACTTtatctgtgagtgtgaatgcCACAAGGATGGTATCAAGAACAGTCCACTCTGCCACTTTGGTAACGGGACCTATGAATGTGGAGCCTGCAA GTGTAATGAAGGACGTGTGGGCAGACAGTGTGAATGCAGCAGCAATGATGTGGCCACAGAGGACATGGACAGGACCTGCCGTAAAGACAACAGTACTGACATTTGTAGCAACAACGGAGACTGCGTGTGCGGCACATGTGAGTGCAAGAAGAGAGACAACCCTGAGGAGAGGTACAGCGGCCAGTACTGCGAGTGTGACAACTTCAACTGTGACCGCTCCGGAAACAAACTGTGTGGAG GGCATGGACGCTGTGAGTGCAGAGTGTGTATCTGTGACCCCATGTGGACTGGAAGTGCCTGTGATTGTTCTCTGGACAACAGCACATGTATGGCCAGCAACAAGCAGATCTGTAACGGTAGAGGAACTTGTGAATGTGGTACTTGCAAGTGCACTGACCCCAAATTCCAGGGTCCCACCTGTGAGACTTGCCCTACCTGTCCCGGAGTCTGTACTGAACACAA AGAGTGCATCGAGTGCCGGGCGTTTGGCACTGGTGAGAAGAAGGACACATGTGAGAGAGACTGCAGCTACTTCAATTTGATTAAAGTGAAGGACAGGGACAAGCTACCCCAGCCCAACGTCCCCTCCTACCCTTTGATGCACTGCAAGGAGAGGGACGCCAATGACTGCTGGTTCTACTACACCTACGCtgtcaacaacaacacagagaagGAGGTCCATGTGGTTGAAACGCTGG AATGCCCCGCCGGTCCTGACATCATCCCCATTGTGGCAGGCGTGGTCGCCGGCATCGTCCTGATTGGCTTAGCCCTGCTGCTCATCTGGAAGCTGCTGATGATCATCCATGACAGGAGAGAGTTTGCCAAGTTTGAGAAAGAGAAGATGAACGCCAAATGGGACACG
- the itgb1a gene encoding integrin beta-1a isoform X4, with protein sequence MEVLAEMDLKLLLVLSLLAVFCYSNAQKEGNECINANAKYCGECIQAGAKCGWCKDPNFLKQGETVSTRCDELQSLIKRGCDNAMIENPRGDQKTLKNKTVTHRRKGAEKLKPEDITQIQPQKLSLTLRSGEPQSFDLKFKRAEDYPIDLYYLMDLSYSMKDDLENVKNLGTSLMLEMSKITSDFRIGFGSFVEKTVMPYISTTPAKMLNPCTGDQNCTSPFSYKNVLKLTSDGKRFNTLVGQQHISGNLDSPEGGFDAIMQVAVCGEQIGWRNVTRLLVFSTDAGFHFAGDGKLGGIVLPNDGKCHLENNMYTMSHYYDYPSIAHLVQKLSDNNIQTIFAVTEEFQPVYQELKNLIPKSAVGTLSANSSNVINLIIDAYNSLSSEVILENSKLPEGVTITYTSRCKNGVVSVGENGRKCSNISIGDEVTFSISVTSKGCPKHGKPETIKMKPLGFTEEVEITLNFICECECHKDGIKNSPLCHFGNGTYECGACKCNEGRVGRQCECSSNDVATEDMDRTCRKDNSTDICSNNGDCVCGTCECKKRDNPEERYSGQYCECDNFNCDRSGNKLCGGHGRCECRVCICDPMWTGSACDCSLDNSTCMASNKQICNGRGTCECGTCKCTDPKFQGPTCETCPTCPGVCTEHKECIECRAFGTGEKKDTCERDCSYFNLIKVKDRDKLPQPNVPSYPLMHCKERDANDCWFYYTYAVNNNTEKEVHVVETLECPAGPDIIPIVAGVVAGIVLIGLALLLIWKLLMIIHDRREFAKFEKEKMNAKWDTQENPIYKSPINQFQNPNYGRKAAVL encoded by the exons atGGACCTGAAGCTGCTCTTGGTATTGTCATTGTTAGCAGTCTTTTGTTACAGCAATGCTCAGAAAG AGGGGAATGAGTGCATCAATGCCAACGCCAAATACTGCGGGGAATGCATCCAGGCTGGAGCCAAATGTGGCTGGTGTAAAGACCCA AACTTCCTGAAACAGGGTGAGACCGTGTCGACCCGTTGTGACGAGCTACAATCTCTGATAAAGAGGGGCTGTGATAATGCAATGATCGAAAACCCGCGCGGGGATCAGAAGACCCTCAAGAACAAAACTGTGACACATCGCAGAAAGGGGGCAGAAAAACTGAAGCCAGAGGACATCACTCAGATTCAGCCCCAGAAACTAAGCCTCACCCTCCGATCTG GTGAACCCCAGTCTTTTGACTTGAAGTTCAAACGAGCTGAAGATTATCCCATCGACCTGTACTACTTGATGGACCTGTCCTACTCCATGAAGGACGATCTGGAGAACGTCAAGAACCTGGGAACCAGTCTGATGCTGGAGATGTCAAAGATTACCTCTGACTTCAGGATAG GTTTTGGTTCCTTTGTGGAAAAGACAGTCATGCCGTACATCAGCACCACCCCGGCCAAGATGCTGAACCCATGCACAGGCGACCAGAACTGCACCAGCCCGTTCAGCTACAAGAATGTCCTGAAGCTGACTAGCGATGGCAAGAGGTTCAACACCCTGGTGGGCCAGCAGCACATCTCTGGAAACCTGGACTCTCCTGAGGGGGGCTTTGATGCCATCATGCAAGTGGCTGTGTGTGGg gAGCAGATTGGTTGGAGGAATGTGACTCGTCTCCTGGTGTTTTCCACTGATGCTGGCTTCCACTTTGCTGGCGATGGCAAACTGGGAGGCATTGTTCTACCCAACGACGGGAAATGTCACTTGGAGAACAATATGTATACCATGAGCCACTACTAT GATTACCCCTCCATTGCTCACCTGGTTCAGAAGCTGAGCGACAATAACATTCAGACCATCTTTGCAGTCACAGAGGAATTCCAGCCTGTTTACCAA gAGCTGAAAAATCTGATACCAAAGTCTGCAGTGGGCACTCTGTCTGCCAACTCAAGCAATGTAATCAACCTCATTATAGACGCTTACAAT TCTCTCTCATCTGAGGTTATTCTGGAGAACAGCAAGCTTCCAGAGGGAGTGACCATAACTTACACATCCCGCTGTAAGAACGGAGTGGTTAGTGTGGGCGAAAATGGACGGAAGTGCTCCAACATCTCCATCGGGGATGAG GTCACATTTAGCATCAGTGTGACATCTAAGGGCTGTCCAAAACATGGCAAGCCTGAGACCATTAAGATGAAGCCCCTGGGATTCACAGAGGAGGTGGAGATTACCCTCAACTTtatctgtgagtgtgaatgcCACAAGGATGGTATCAAGAACAGTCCACTCTGCCACTTTGGTAACGGGACCTATGAATGTGGAGCCTGCAA GTGTAATGAAGGACGTGTGGGCAGACAGTGTGAATGCAGCAGCAATGATGTGGCCACAGAGGACATGGACAGGACCTGCCGTAAAGACAACAGTACTGACATTTGTAGCAACAACGGAGACTGCGTGTGCGGCACATGTGAGTGCAAGAAGAGAGACAACCCTGAGGAGAGGTACAGCGGCCAGTACTGCGAGTGTGACAACTTCAACTGTGACCGCTCCGGAAACAAACTGTGTGGAG GGCATGGACGCTGTGAGTGCAGAGTGTGTATCTGTGACCCCATGTGGACTGGAAGTGCCTGTGATTGTTCTCTGGACAACAGCACATGTATGGCCAGCAACAAGCAGATCTGTAACGGTAGAGGAACTTGTGAATGTGGTACTTGCAAGTGCACTGACCCCAAATTCCAGGGTCCCACCTGTGAGACTTGCCCTACCTGTCCCGGAGTCTGTACTGAACACAA AGAGTGCATCGAGTGCCGGGCGTTTGGCACTGGTGAGAAGAAGGACACATGTGAGAGAGACTGCAGCTACTTCAATTTGATTAAAGTGAAGGACAGGGACAAGCTACCCCAGCCCAACGTCCCCTCCTACCCTTTGATGCACTGCAAGGAGAGGGACGCCAATGACTGCTGGTTCTACTACACCTACGCtgtcaacaacaacacagagaagGAGGTCCATGTGGTTGAAACGCTGG AATGCCCCGCCGGTCCTGACATCATCCCCATTGTGGCAGGCGTGGTCGCCGGCATCGTCCTGATTGGCTTAGCCCTGCTGCTCATCTGGAAGCTGCTGATGATCATCCATGACAGGAGAGAGTTTGCCAAGTTTGAGAAAGAGAAGATGAACGCCAAATGGGACACG